The proteins below come from a single Miscanthus floridulus cultivar M001 chromosome 1, ASM1932011v1, whole genome shotgun sequence genomic window:
- the LOC136495035 gene encoding protein GOS9-like gives MGVVKIGPWGGEGGRDWDIPTTPLRLEAITVCSSPAAVDAISFRYWDEQGKKHNVGPWGGNGGDPYVIRLEPSEFLKEVSGTFAYMGTQPTDAVTSLTFVTNRRKHGPFGDADGTPFSVPVVHGGGSIVALFGRGWDYIDAIGVYVRACTPHPGVPEAKAKPRKRNRKKYKNVRMARPECSVKPSGG, from the exons ATG GGTGTGGTCAAGATTGGGCCATGGGGTGGCGAGGGAGGACGCGACTGGGACATCCCGACGACGCCGCTGCGCTTGGAGGCCATCACCGTCTGCAGCAGCCCCGCCGCCGTCGACGCCATCTCCTTCCGCTACTGGGACGAGCAGGGCAAGAAGCACAACGTCGGCCCGTGGGGTGGGAACGGCGGCGACCCTTACGTG ATTCGTCTTGAGCCGTCGGAGTTTCTCAAGGAGGTCTCGGGGACATTCGCGTACATGGGCACCCAGCCAACGGATGCCGTGACGTCGCTCACCTTCGTCACCAACCGCAGAAAACATGGTCCTTTCGGGGACGCGGACGGGACCCCATTCAGCGTCCCGGTGGTGCACGGCGGTGGCAGCATCGTTGCTCTGTTCGGGCGCGGGTGGGATTACATCGACGCCATTGGGGTCTACGTTCGTGCCTG CACACCACATCCAGGCGTACCTGAAGCCAAGGCCAAGCCAAGGAAAAGGAACAGGAAGAAGTATAAGAATGTGCGGATGGCTAGGCCGGAATGCTCTGTAAAGCCCAGTGGCGGCTAG